In Geminocystis sp. NIES-3709, a single genomic region encodes these proteins:
- a CDS encoding MotA/TolQ/ExbB proton channel family protein: MSIIELLRAGGIVSIPLLVFSLITVALIIERFWFWKRIKSREKVLVKEVLKIYRSDCVTAISMLRKNADLPMARIFLESLELENPNAIEFRLALETATQAELPLLKRFNTFFQTVITIAPLLGLLGTILGLIQSFSSLDLGNTGGTNAAGVTGGISEALISTVMGLVVAIVTLMFANVFRSFYLRQIALIQEYGGQLELLYRRFYEEKGEKSYANT, from the coding sequence ATGTCAATAATTGAACTTTTACGAGCAGGAGGTATTGTCTCAATTCCTCTGTTAGTCTTTTCCTTGATTACGGTGGCTTTGATAATTGAGCGTTTCTGGTTTTGGAAAAGGATTAAGTCAAGAGAAAAAGTTTTAGTAAAAGAAGTTTTAAAAATTTATCGTTCTGATTGTGTAACAGCTATTTCTATGTTGAGAAAAAATGCTGATTTACCTATGGCGAGAATTTTTTTGGAATCTTTAGAGTTAGAAAACCCTAATGCAATAGAATTTCGTTTAGCATTGGAAACTGCTACTCAAGCAGAGTTACCCTTATTGAAAAGATTTAACACTTTTTTTCAAACCGTCATCACCATTGCACCCTTATTGGGATTACTTGGCACAATCTTAGGTTTAATTCAATCTTTTTCTTCTCTCGATTTGGGTAATACAGGCGGTACAAATGCCGCAGGAGTAACAGGGGGGATTAGTGAAGCATTAATTTCTACCGTGATGGGTTTAGTCGTGGCGATCGTGACTTTAATGTTTGCCAATGTTTTTCGCTCATTTTATCTGCGTCAAATTGCCTTAATTCAAGAATATGGAGGGCAATTAGAGTTGTTATATCGTCGTTTTTATGAAGAAAAAGGAGAAAAATCCTATGCGAATACCTGA
- a CDS encoding biopolymer transporter ExbD — protein sequence MRIPEEPDVQGEINIVPMIDAIFSILAFFIISSISLIRSEGLPVNLPSAKTSESQQVAQINVTIQPDGKVFLNKQPIQINSLESAVTKLIPTNQQGMVIINADEKVSHGIVVSVMDELRQVKGAGLAIAAKKK from the coding sequence ATGCGAATACCTGAAGAGCCAGATGTGCAAGGAGAGATTAATATAGTGCCAATGATTGACGCTATTTTCTCGATTTTGGCATTTTTTATTATATCTAGTATTTCTTTAATTCGATCAGAAGGATTACCCGTTAATCTACCTTCGGCAAAAACCAGCGAATCTCAACAAGTTGCCCAAATTAATGTCACTATTCAACCCGATGGCAAGGTTTTCTTAAATAAACAACCCATTCAAATTAATAGTTTAGAGAGTGCTGTAACAAAATTAATTCCCACCAATCAGCAGGGTATGGTAATTATTAATGCCGATGAAAAAGTATCTCATGGCATAGTAGTTTCGGTGATGGACGAATTGAGACAGGTAAAAGGGGCAGGTTTAGCGATCGCAGCAAAGAAAAAATAA
- a CDS encoding IS630 family transposase: MRFVTKLAPETQQLLKTIEQKSKYYQVRHRAKSILLSYQGYKITQIMLILNISRNTIYNWLNNWEKNGLNGLYSLKGRGRKSTLNEQQELKVKEWIKSHPKTLKIVQEKIENEWEIKISKDTIKRLAKKKGMGWYRFKKKVKGEVCPELYQQKKRQLEQLKRAENEGKIDIYYGDESGFSLVPCLPYRWQEKGRKIERESSLSKRLNVLGFMKKNNELESYVFESSINSDVVIACIDNLSKKIKKETVLVMDNASIHQNKKFWNKEEEWEKKGLKIFFLPPYSPQLNKIEILWRFMKYKWLENSCYKSYLDLVKGVENILINFGSKYTINFA, encoded by the coding sequence ATGCGATTTGTCACCAAATTAGCTCCAGAAACACAACAGTTATTAAAGACTATTGAACAAAAAAGTAAATACTATCAAGTTAGACATCGAGCAAAATCGATTTTGTTAAGTTATCAAGGTTATAAAATTACTCAAATAATGTTAATATTAAATATTAGTAGAAATACAATTTATAATTGGCTTAATAATTGGGAAAAAAATGGTTTAAATGGATTATATAGCTTGAAGGGAAGAGGAAGAAAATCAACTTTAAATGAGCAACAAGAATTAAAAGTAAAAGAATGGATAAAATCTCATCCAAAAACCTTAAAGATAGTTCAAGAAAAAATAGAAAATGAGTGGGAGATAAAAATAAGCAAAGATACGATAAAAAGATTAGCAAAAAAAAAGGGCATGGGGTGGTATCGGTTCAAGAAAAAGGTAAAAGGGGAAGTATGCCCTGAATTATACCAACAAAAAAAGAGACAATTAGAGCAACTAAAAAGAGCAGAAAATGAAGGAAAAATAGATATATATTATGGTGATGAAAGTGGATTTAGTTTAGTACCTTGTTTACCTTATAGATGGCAAGAAAAAGGGAGAAAAATAGAAAGAGAAAGTAGCCTAAGTAAAAGATTAAATGTGTTAGGATTTATGAAAAAAAATAATGAGTTAGAAAGCTATGTATTTGAGTCATCAATCAATAGTGATGTCGTGATAGCTTGTATAGATAACTTGAGTAAAAAAATAAAGAAGGAAACAGTATTAGTAATGGATAATGCCTCGATTCACCAAAATAAAAAATTCTGGAATAAAGAAGAAGAATGGGAAAAAAAAGGATTAAAAATATTCTTTCTACCACCCTATTCACCACAATTAAACAAAATAGAAATACTGTGGAGATTTATGAAATATAAATGGTTAGAGAACTCCTGTTATAAAAGTTATTTAGATTTAGTAAAAGGAGTAGAAAATATTCTTATAAACTTTGGTTCAAAATATACAATTAATTTTGCCTAG
- a CDS encoding ISAzo13-like element transposase-related protein, translating into MERCFSWLEQHWNGNLLDMVETVLKFAQNLSFKGKNPVVRLIEKVYSKGVKLTRLAMDEIESCINRLPNLKKRFVEIFSQSPY; encoded by the coding sequence ATCGAGCGTTGTTTTAGTTGGTTGGAACAACATTGGAATGGTAATTTATTGGACATGGTTGAAACGGTGTTAAAATTTGCCCAAAACTTATCGTTTAAAGGAAAAAATCCAGTAGTAAGATTAATTGAAAAAGTTTATTCCAAAGGAGTTAAATTAACAAGATTAGCTATGGATGAGATTGAATCTTGTATTAATCGTCTTCCTAATCTCAAAAAAAGGTTCGTTGAAATTTTCTCTCAATCACCATACTGA
- a CDS encoding Calx-beta domain-containing protein, producing the protein MNTNLINIAYIYEQLTNFANSKSFWTDFEIIFGNDFNRSIRQDIRNQWLTGDFSNLPTIEIIRSDILGNALGGYASSNNTIYLSDSFLANASEQEIISVLLEEIGHYIDAQINPIDTLGDEGELFSNLVRGIYPSGGELSRIQGENDQAIITLNEQQVYIEQSSINLSINDVSLSEGNAGTTIFTFTISLSAPAGVGGVTFDIATSNNTATSATDYIAQSLTGQTIPEGSSTYSFNVTVNGDTIVEPIETFFVNVTNVTGATVVDGQGQGTIQNDDVFPLLNGPFSSPDAVGQTNNNDDFTNKSSNVPLNPIPGSPFDPSVVSFTNTVKNNDTANVNISLLPTASPLLPAGTVVTISYGSANATYTYNGTNFTFTSSNGVVGGNPVGTNNPIRIDGVASNATANYGVEIDLPAGTPLSTDTNIERGFPVPIIGFIDSNGNGLADDAVSNTTINRVYTGFLQMVKQSRILQGNGSAVQGSDGTLSTTPKQPAPGNIIEYVIQYENISEPSVGTNNVTLNATNVVITEDGIINNWAIDNDNNGVINTSHVPNSAQYSGGTIAFYSGNPATTPAANSTSGTTINTDVTRYVSFNGSSVLPGVAETFIFQRQVNFTTAGTLITNKATVTYEESNNPNVPIYNTSNTVDVTVAEVAGITVAFDDALDTNGGLITANDFFIFTFIITNIGNDPTGFYIPNLASTSGPATVSGTLPDGGIVNNLQYSTDGATWANITVGGITVPNIPVNGQVLVRVPVTIQPGVQINDNIGVRLGNTPADAQNVLRSPDGGDVYTVDNPDGTPGGEVTGVPVNGVREASSTGTIVIQPPNISIDGNNNLVFTDVLGNINDRLTLSFSADGTNVIITDTENRSITIDSGVVGASGDGTSKATIPLTSFTGGIIANTLGGDDILTIDFSTNPIPDRSITFNGGNNSDSLVLKGGTFTTTTYTYINENDGGVSLDGKVINYTGLEPITATVASDNVVLYYSTSTETITITGVDATQTNVDSTLGETTTFNNPSKSLTINGGNTGTNTFNIDSISSGFNADLNINGSGYSNGDTVNIEEDISTNDISIDLVQKINLASGKAITTNDTNDNGDINWTVGETINLASGSSITTTKGNINFTGKGEATGNYKGIVVNGGTIISDEGAIDLTGTGGSGTSDNSGILITESGSIESADGDISLTGIGGDGTAGYNQGIKIANSGTIKTTNLGNITLQGTAGNGTIVNTGVVLETSASISSLDGDIKITGTGNGTSDYDQGISLYDNTSIESTGNGDVTLIGTGGDSTQFNYGVVVQLNSVISSANSNLSVTGRGGNGSGSDNYGVHLLQNSKIESTGNGIITVNGTGGNGTKNNIGVYLLESSIITNNATLNVTGTGGDGSGAINHGIYLNTNSLIESKGSGTVNVTGVGGNGGAERNYGILLEGGSKITSIDSQITVKGTGGDGTFRNYGVYLLNGGSIESTGIGDISIEGKGGNGSAERNYGILVQNSTINSNNGDIDIKGYGNGSATANRHFGVNLINGGKIEVTGNGNINITGVGGDSVFGNHGFYIASASSIITQGTGDIIISGTGGNGKQSSGIRIEGAGTLITSVDGAIDLTGIGGSGTDNSIGIFLLDGGQISSTGTATITLIGQGSTTADGIENEGIRIEGVGSLITSKDGAIKLTGTGGSGSDLTEGILLLDGGQISSTGTATITLIGQGGINATDVDNQGISINDVDSLITSVDGAIELTGTGGNGTDFNEGILLLNEGQISSTGKATITLTGQGGINATGTNNQGITIDTDSLITSVDGDIILTGTGGSGTEYNQGILLLFGGEILSTGEANITLTGTGGQGIDSDGILLDFDSYITSTDTGSITLNGTSTSCHGVYIGGGFEGSIISSNSGSIKIDGTGESDGVFLGGSFVTSDSGTIKIQGTGKNYGIYTIYSEITTNGNIELLGTGTNDDGVYLGESLVTSNSGTVTINGTGEEDGIDSEISEITAQGNIQLLGTGTNDDGVDLGASLVESYNGSIDINGTGENRGIYAGGSTMKALGEIKLSGIANSSSGIFIDSGSIESDSGNIVVTGMTGKGASGFGINLSDNTSVISNTGEISLLGNTISLGNNSQINTTNQVYINSDSDGKSGVTTLGTTVNVTADNVFLNDTIKINYNGSNFDTLNVTGKLDLVGSTLDLDSTGYTATTNNIFTIINNNGADAVTGTFNGLSEGSKVGTSNSFDIYITYKGDANNPTLANVGTGNDVQLFTISNIPITTNGTGLPDTISGGVGINIINGGGANDSLLGGIFSDTLDGGSGNDTLIGGNGNDSLFGGGGNDRLLGDDGNDTINAGSGNDTLIGGNGNDSLIGGSGVDFFLFNFPNDGIDRVTDFKVTEDKIGISASGFGGGLTTGILGNNQFSIGSSATTADQRFIYNSSTGALFFDDDGNGANSAVQIASLNTRLTLTASNFMVI; encoded by the coding sequence ATGAACACTAACTTAATTAATATTGCCTATATATATGAACAACTAACAAATTTTGCTAATTCTAAAAGTTTTTGGACAGATTTTGAGATAATTTTTGGTAATGATTTTAATCGATCGATCCGCCAAGATATCAGGAATCAATGGTTAACAGGTGATTTCAGCAATTTACCCACCATAGAAATCATCCGCAGTGATATCTTAGGTAATGCTCTTGGGGGTTATGCTAGTAGTAACAACACAATTTATTTATCAGATAGTTTCCTTGCCAACGCTTCCGAACAAGAAATTATCTCTGTATTATTAGAAGAAATTGGTCATTACATCGATGCTCAAATCAATCCTATCGATACCCTAGGAGATGAAGGGGAGTTATTTTCGAATTTAGTGCGAGGTATTTATCCCAGTGGGGGAGAATTAAGTCGGATACAAGGCGAGAATGATCAGGCAATTATTACCCTTAATGAGCAACAGGTTTACATCGAGCAATCCTCAATCAACTTAAGCATTAATGATGTATCCCTTAGCGAAGGAAATGCAGGTACAACAATCTTTACTTTTACCATATCCTTAAGCGCTCCAGCAGGGGTAGGTGGTGTTACCTTCGACATCGCTACATCAAACAATACAGCCACCAGTGCCACTGACTATATAGCCCAGTCTCTAACAGGACAAACCATTCCAGAAGGCTCAAGCACTTATTCGTTTAATGTTACTGTGAATGGTGATACAATAGTTGAACCGATCGAAACTTTCTTTGTCAATGTCACTAATGTGACTGGCGCTACCGTCGTAGATGGACAAGGGCAAGGCACGATTCAGAACGATGATGTGTTCCCTCTCCTCAATGGGCCATTCAGTTCTCCAGATGCAGTTGGACAAACCAATAACAATGATGATTTTACCAATAAATCGTCTAACGTTCCTCTAAATCCTATACCCGGTTCCCCCTTCGATCCCAGTGTCGTTAGTTTTACAAATACCGTCAAAAATAACGATACTGCTAATGTTAATATCTCTTTATTACCGACTGCATCCCCCCTATTGCCTGCTGGTACAGTTGTAACTATTAGCTACGGTAGTGCGAATGCTACTTACACATACAATGGCACAAATTTTACATTTACAAGTAGCAATGGTGTTGTTGGAGGTAATCCTGTTGGTACTAACAATCCCATCCGCATTGATGGAGTGGCTTCTAATGCTACAGCCAATTACGGGGTTGAGATTGATCTCCCCGCGGGAACTCCTTTGTCAACAGATACAAATATTGAACGGGGTTTCCCAGTTCCCATAATCGGTTTTATTGACAGTAATGGTAATGGTTTAGCGGATGATGCAGTCAGCAACACCACGATCAATCGTGTCTATACTGGTTTCTTACAAATGGTGAAACAGTCAAGAATCCTTCAAGGAAATGGTTCTGCGGTTCAGGGAAGCGATGGTACTCTTTCCACAACTCCCAAACAACCAGCACCAGGTAATATTATTGAGTATGTTATACAGTATGAAAATATTTCTGAACCATCAGTAGGGACAAATAACGTCACTTTGAATGCAACCAATGTGGTGATAACAGAAGATGGCATTATCAATAATTGGGCGATCGATAATGATAACAACGGTGTCATTAATACCAGTCATGTTCCTAACTCGGCACAATATTCTGGAGGAACAATAGCATTCTATAGTGGAAATCCTGCGACTACTCCTGCGGCTAACTCAACTAGCGGTACTACCATTAACACTGATGTTACTAGATATGTCAGTTTCAATGGTAGTTCGGTTCTTCCTGGTGTTGCAGAAACATTTATATTTCAGCGACAAGTTAACTTTACTACTGCTGGTACACTCATCACGAATAAAGCAACAGTAACTTACGAAGAAAGTAATAATCCCAATGTTCCTATTTATAATACTTCTAACACCGTTGATGTTACTGTCGCAGAAGTAGCTGGTATTACCGTAGCCTTTGATGATGCCTTGGACACAAACGGTGGTTTAATAACCGCTAACGATTTTTTTATTTTCACATTTATTATTACTAATATAGGTAACGATCCCACTGGTTTTTATATCCCCAATTTGGCTAGTACATCGGGTCCGGCAACAGTTTCAGGAACATTACCCGATGGTGGCATAGTCAATAACCTTCAATACAGTACAGATGGTGCAACTTGGGCAAACATTACAGTAGGTGGAATAACTGTACCGAATATCCCCGTAAATGGTCAGGTATTAGTCAGAGTACCAGTTACCATACAACCCGGAGTACAAATAAACGACAATATTGGGGTGAGGCTAGGCAATACACCAGCTGATGCTCAAAACGTTTTACGAAGTCCTGATGGGGGAGACGTTTATACTGTTGATAATCCAGATGGTACTCCGGGTGGGGAGGTGACAGGTGTTCCCGTCAATGGGGTTAGAGAAGCCAGTAGCACTGGCACTATAGTGATTCAACCCCCCAATATTAGTATTGACGGTAATAATAATTTAGTCTTTACAGATGTTTTAGGAAATATAAATGATCGACTAACTTTATCTTTTTCTGCTGACGGTACAAATGTTATCATTACCGATACGGAAAATCGATCGATCACAATAGATTCTGGAGTAGTCGGGGCATCAGGTGACGGTACATCGAAAGCCACAATTCCTCTAACCAGTTTTACAGGGGGTATCATTGCCAATACGCTAGGGGGAGATGATATTTTAACCATTGACTTTTCTACAAACCCTATACCCGATCGATCTATCACCTTTAATGGGGGAAATAATAGTGATAGCCTAGTTTTGAAGGGAGGAACTTTTACCACTACCACTTATACTTATATCAACGAAAATGACGGTGGTGTTAGCTTAGATGGAAAAGTAATTAACTACACTGGTTTAGAACCCATTACCGCTACTGTTGCCAGTGACAATGTAGTCTTATATTATAGCACCTCCACCGAAACCATTACTATCACGGGGGTAGATGCTACTCAAACTAATGTGGACTCTACTTTAGGGGAAACCACCACTTTTAATAACCCTTCTAAATCCTTAACTATCAATGGTGGTAACACGGGCACAAACACTTTTAATATTGATAGCATCAGTAGTGGATTTAATGCTGATTTAAACATCAACGGTAGTGGTTATAGCAATGGAGATACGGTAAATATTGAGGAAGATATTAGTACTAATGATATTTCGATCGATCTAGTCCAAAAGATTAACCTTGCATCAGGTAAAGCAATTACTACTAATGATACTAATGATAACGGGGATATAAATTGGACAGTAGGAGAAACCATTAATTTAGCTTCTGGTTCGAGTATAACCACCACAAAGGGGAATATAAACTTCACTGGGAAGGGTGAAGCCACAGGCAATTACAAAGGAATAGTCGTTAATGGCGGTACAATTATCTCTGATGAAGGTGCGATCGATTTGACAGGTACAGGCGGTAGTGGTACAAGCGATAATTCTGGTATATTGATTACTGAAAGTGGTTCGATCGAATCTGCCGATGGGGATATTAGTTTAACAGGAATAGGGGGAGACGGTACAGCAGGTTATAATCAAGGTATCAAAATCGCTAACAGTGGCACGATTAAAACCACTAATCTGGGCAATATCACTCTACAAGGCACAGCAGGTAATGGTACGATCGTTAATACAGGAGTGGTATTAGAAACATCCGCTTCTATTTCTTCCCTCGATGGAGATATTAAAATTACTGGTACAGGAAATGGTACAAGTGACTATGATCAAGGTATCAGTCTCTATGACAATACTTCGATCGAATCTACTGGAAACGGAGATGTCACCTTAATCGGTACTGGTGGAGATAGTACCCAATTTAACTACGGAGTTGTGGTACAACTAAACAGCGTTATTTCTTCCGCTAATAGTAATCTGAGTGTAACAGGTAGAGGAGGGAATGGTAGTGGTAGCGATAATTACGGAGTTCATTTACTACAAAACTCCAAAATCGAATCTACAGGCAATGGTATTATTACCGTTAATGGTACGGGAGGTAATGGTACAAAGAATAACATCGGTGTTTATCTCCTAGAAAGTTCGATCATTACAAATAATGCAACTTTAAATGTCACAGGCACTGGTGGTGATGGTAGCGGTGCCATCAATCACGGTATTTACTTGAACACTAACTCCCTCATTGAATCTAAGGGTAGTGGTACAGTAAATGTAACTGGTGTCGGTGGTAATGGTGGTGCTGAAAGAAACTACGGTATTTTACTAGAAGGTGGTAGTAAAATTACATCGATAGATAGTCAAATCACCGTCAAAGGTACGGGGGGAGATGGAACATTTCGTAATTATGGAGTTTACCTACTCAATGGCGGTTCGATCGAATCTACTGGCATTGGCGATATTAGCATCGAAGGCAAGGGAGGAAATGGTAGTGCGGAAAGAAACTACGGTATATTAGTACAAAATAGCACGATCAATTCCAATAATGGCGATATAGATATTAAGGGTTATGGAAATGGTAGTGCGACTGCTAACCGTCATTTTGGGGTAAATCTCATTAATGGTGGCAAAATCGAAGTCACAGGGAACGGTAATATCAATATTACTGGAGTGGGGGGAGATAGTGTTTTTGGCAATCATGGTTTCTACATAGCTAGTGCAAGTAGTATTATCACCCAAGGCACTGGTGATATAATCATTAGTGGTACAGGGGGTAATGGTAAACAAAGTAGTGGTATTCGTATTGAGGGTGCTGGTACTCTGATCACTTCCGTTGATGGTGCGATCGACCTAACAGGTATAGGGGGCAGTGGAACTGATAATAGTATAGGTATTTTCTTATTAGATGGAGGACAAATTTCTTCTACGGGTACAGCAACTATTACATTAATAGGTCAAGGTTCAACTACTGCGGATGGTATTGAAAATGAAGGGATTCGTATTGAGGGTGTTGGTAGTCTCATCACCTCAAAAGATGGTGCGATCAAACTCACCGGTACAGGGGGCAGTGGTAGTGATCTGACTGAAGGTATCTTGTTATTAGATGGAGGACAAATTTCCTCTACGGGTACGGCAACCATTACACTCATCGGACAAGGTGGAATTAATGCCACCGACGTTGATAATCAAGGCATTAGTATCAATGACGTAGATAGTCTAATCACATCCGTTGATGGTGCGATCGAGCTTACTGGTACAGGAGGCAATGGTACAGACTTTAATGAAGGTATTTTGTTATTAAATGAAGGGCAAATTTCCTCTACGGGTAAGGCAACCATTACACTCACAGGACAAGGTGGAATTAATGCTACAGGGACAAATAATCAAGGGATAACCATTGATACAGATAGTCTAATTACATCTGTTGATGGAGACATCATCCTCACGGGTACTGGTGGTAGTGGTACTGAGTATAATCAAGGTATTTTATTACTTTTCGGTGGTGAAATTTTATCCACGGGCGAGGCAAACATTACTCTGACAGGTACGGGAGGGCAAGGTATAGATAGTGACGGGATTCTTCTGGATTTTGATAGTTACATAACCAGTACCGATACAGGTTCAATTACTTTAAATGGCACAAGTACCTCATGCCATGGAGTCTATATAGGGGGAGGATTCGAAGGAAGTATCATCTCCTCTAATTCGGGTTCGATCAAGATTGATGGTACAGGAGAAAGTGATGGAGTATTTTTAGGAGGAAGTTTCGTCACCTCTGATTCTGGTACGATTAAAATTCAAGGTACGGGCAAAAATTATGGCATCTATACTATTTATAGTGAAATCACAACAAACGGCAACATTGAACTGTTAGGCACTGGTACAAATGACGATGGAGTATATTTAGGGGAAAGTCTAGTAACATCCAACTCTGGTACTGTAACTATCAATGGTACGGGGGAAGAAGATGGTATCGATAGTGAGATTAGTGAGATTACTGCCCAAGGTAATATTCAACTGCTCGGCACTGGTACAAATGATGACGGTGTTGATTTAGGGGCAAGTCTAGTAGAGTCTTACAATGGTTCAATCGACATTAATGGTACAGGAGAAAACCGTGGCATTTATGCTGGTGGTAGTACCATGAAGGCACTGGGTGAGATTAAATTATCGGGCATCGCTAATTCGAGCAGTGGTATTTTCATTGATAGTGGTTCGATCGAATCTGACAGTGGAAACATCGTCGTGACAGGAATGACAGGGAAAGGAGCATCAGGATTCGGGATTAATCTGTCAGATAATACCTCAGTTATCAGTAATACGGGAGAAATTAGCCTGTTAGGCAACACCATCAGTTTAGGAAACAATAGCCAAATTAACACCACTAATCAAGTTTACATCAATTCCGATAGCGATGGTAAATCTGGTGTTACAACTTTAGGCACAACGGTGAATGTCACAGCAGATAACGTATTTCTCAATGACACCATTAAAATTAATTATAATGGAAGTAATTTTGATACCCTTAATGTGACGGGTAAATTAGATTTAGTTGGTTCAACCTTAGACTTAGATTCAACAGGTTATACTGCCACTACCAATAATATCTTTACTATTATTAATAATAATGGTGCTGATGCCGTTACGGGAACTTTCAACGGATTATCAGAAGGATCAAAAGTGGGTACAAGTAACTCTTTTGACATCTATATTACCTACAAAGGAGATGCAAATAATCCTACCCTCGCAAATGTCGGTACGGGTAATGACGTACAATTATTCACTATTTCTAATATTCCTATTACTACTAACGGTACTGGTTTACCTGATACTATATCTGGAGGAGTGGGCATTAATATCATCAATGGTGGTGGAGCAAATGATTCTCTACTGGGGGGAATTTTTTCTGATACCCTGGACGGTGGTAGTGGTAATGATACCCTCATCGGTGGTAATGGTAATGATAGCCTTTTTGGTGGTGGTGGCAACGATCGTCTTCTGGGTGATGATGGTAACGATACTATCAATGCAGGTAGTGGCAATGATACCCTTATCGGCGGTAATGGGAACGATAGTCTCATCGGTGGTAGTGGTGTTGACTTCTTCCTCTTTAATTTCCCTAATGACGGCATAGACAGAGTTACAGACTTTAAGGTGACGGAAGATAAGATCGGTATTAGTGCCAGTGGTTTTGGTGGTGGTTTAACTACAGGAATTTTAGGGAATAATCAATTTTCGATCGGTTCTTCTGCAACTACAGCTGATCAACGTTTCATCTACAATTCTTCGACGGGGGCATTATTCTTCGATGACGATGGTAATGGTGCTAATTCCGCCGTACAGATTGCCTCTTTAAATACTCGATTAACATTGACAGCATCAAACTTTATGGTAATTTAA